A region from the Gossypium hirsutum isolate 1008001.06 chromosome A08, Gossypium_hirsutum_v2.1, whole genome shotgun sequence genome encodes:
- the LOC107926503 gene encoding uncharacterized protein At5g01610 → MPCPSRILHFLILISLPASSFAVADDDNLSAYQALQQYDFPVGILPNGVVGYELNRETGEFSAYLSGTCKFDIDSYQLSYESTIKGVISPGRITNLKGVSVKILFFWLNIVEVIHNGDQMEFSVGIASANFPIDNFYESPQCGCGFNCNGLNALASSI, encoded by the coding sequence ATGCCTTGTCCAAGCAGAATCCTCCACTTCCTCATCCTAATCTCCCTCCCGGCTTCTTCATTCGCTGTAGCCGATGACGACAATCTATCCGCGTACCAAGCTCTTCAACAGTACGACTTCCCAGTAGGCATCCTTCCCAATGGCGTGGTTGGGTATGAATTGAACAGGGAAACGGGCGAGTTTTCAGCTTATTTGAGTGGAACCTGCAAGTTTGACATTGACTCATACCAACTCAGTTACGAATCCACCATAAAAGGAGTGATCTCCCCAGGCAGGATAACAAATTTGAAGGGAGTGAGCGTTAAGATTCTCTTCTTCTGGCTTAACATCGTTGAAGTGATACATAATGGGGACCAGATGGAGTTCTCCGTTGGGATTGCGTCGGCTAACTTCCCTATTGACAACTTTTATGAATCTCCTCAGTGTGGGTGCGGATTCAACTGCAATGGATTGAATGCTTTAGCATCTTCTATTTAG